One Brevinematales bacterium genomic region harbors:
- a CDS encoding response regulator encodes MTGSRIMVWESGPENREVFLRTFVSEGYNVTISDNPAGIKEAIEKELPDLVYIDTGFPGFDWETLCRELYENEHTFDVAVIPTCNSADIEWIRRAKKAGAADLLIKPIQPYELLIKTANVFLFKERSHIKSDRVASHVGFSVEHYVGQPLTAVLGAVKTLRSLRERGITPTKEQLHDMIDIIIDGSDELSAVIKKFGKLKSYRVTERFTNKKIIDISHTDEDEETDDGVRLF; translated from the coding sequence ATGACAGGTTCCCGTATCATGGTTTGGGAAAGCGGCCCGGAGAACCGGGAAGTTTTTCTGCGGACATTTGTCTCCGAGGGCTATAATGTTACTATTTCGGATAATCCCGCGGGAATAAAAGAAGCGATCGAGAAGGAATTGCCCGACTTGGTGTATATCGATACCGGGTTTCCGGGGTTCGATTGGGAAACTCTCTGCCGCGAGCTCTACGAGAACGAGCATACATTCGACGTAGCCGTTATCCCGACCTGCAACTCGGCGGATATCGAATGGATACGCCGCGCGAAAAAAGCGGGGGCGGCCGACCTGCTGATAAAACCTATTCAGCCCTACGAGCTGCTGATAAAAACGGCGAATGTTTTCCTGTTTAAAGAGAGAAGCCATATAAAAAGCGACCGGGTAGCGTCGCATGTGGGTTTCTCTGTCGAGCATTATGTCGGCCAGCCGTTGACCGCCGTGCTCGGCGCGGTCAAGACTCTGCGGAGTCTCCGCGAGCGCGGGATTACCCCGACTAAGGAACAACTCCACGATATGATCGATATTATTATCGACGGTTCCGACGAGCTCAGCGCGGTCATAAAAAAATTCGGCAAATTAAAGTCTTATCGCGTCACCGAACGTTTCACCAATAAAAAAATCATCGATATCAGTCATACCGATGAGGATGAGGAAACGGACGACGGTGTCCGGTTATTCTGA
- a CDS encoding ferrous iron transport protein A translates to MDDLESVKNGEKVIIASIDHKHHSSLHHNDTPHEGHGHWHGGLGWEGGVHRLETMGLRIGKEVEMLSNQGFGPILVMVDGSRLAIGRGIARKILVRDMEDGNDGKKS, encoded by the coding sequence ATGGACGATCTGGAAAGCGTAAAAAACGGCGAAAAAGTCATTATTGCATCGATAGACCACAAACATCATTCCTCCCTCCATCATAACGACACCCCTCACGAGGGGCACGGGCACTGGCATGGCGGATTAGGATGGGAGGGAGGAGTGCACCGTCTCGAGACGATGGGTCTGCGTATCGGGAAGGAAGTGGAAATGCTGTCCAATCAGGGATTCGGCCCGATACTGGTTATGGTCGACGGGAGCAGGCTCGCGATCGGGCGGGGTATCGCGCGGAAAATTCTCGTGCGTGATATGGAGGACGGGAATGACGGCAAAAAATCCTGA
- a CDS encoding macro domain-containing protein has product MITFKKNGNLLDEKTDALVNTVNCLGVMGKGIALQFKQAFPENYSQYKSACDKKEVEIGKMFVFHSNNLFQPQYIINFPTKINWIHPSKIEYIKTGLDDLIQVIEKNNIKSITIPPLGCGNGGLNWNEVKELMLEKLSLLNDKIDILIYEPSHSPKAKDIPISTKKPDLTPIKTALIYLIKIYKYPGYGLTKLEIQKLLYFLQETGENLKLQYTKGKYGPYANNLNHLLESMEGHYLTGFGDRTENTNISILERNIPNILSSIQMNQKIYHNTLKVKSLIEGYETPYGLELLSTVHWLYVHENIHELNTIKTAISQWSTRKKILFNERHITKAFNTLKNNQFI; this is encoded by the coding sequence ATGATAACATTTAAAAAAAACGGAAATTTACTCGACGAAAAAACCGATGCGCTTGTAAATACAGTAAACTGTCTGGGAGTTATGGGGAAAGGAATCGCGCTACAATTCAAGCAGGCTTTTCCTGAAAACTATAGTCAATATAAATCCGCATGTGATAAAAAAGAAGTGGAAATTGGGAAAATGTTCGTTTTTCATAGTAATAATCTTTTTCAACCCCAGTACATTATAAACTTTCCAACAAAAATAAATTGGATACATCCTTCTAAAATTGAATATATTAAGACAGGATTGGATGATCTTATTCAGGTGATTGAAAAAAATAATATAAAATCGATAACTATTCCACCGTTAGGATGTGGAAATGGCGGCTTAAACTGGAATGAAGTGAAAGAATTGATGCTTGAAAAACTTTCATTATTAAACGATAAAATCGATATTCTAATTTACGAACCTTCACATTCTCCCAAAGCTAAAGATATTCCGATTTCGACAAAAAAACCCGATCTTACCCCAATTAAAACTGCTTTAATATATCTAATAAAAATCTATAAATATCCCGGGTATGGATTAACAAAGCTCGAAATACAAAAACTATTGTATTTTCTCCAAGAAACCGGAGAAAATTTAAAATTACAGTATACGAAAGGAAAATATGGACCTTATGCAAATAATCTCAATCATCTTTTAGAATCTATGGAAGGCCATTATTTAACGGGATTTGGGGACCGGACTGAAAATACAAATATTTCAATACTTGAGAGAAATATTCCTAATATCCTTTCTTCGATACAAATGAATCAAAAAATTTATCACAATACTTTAAAGGTAAAGAGTCTGATCGAAGGATATGAAACACCTTACGGATTAGAATTGCTTTCAACCGTGCATTGGTTATATGTACATGAAAATATCCATGAATTAAATACGATAAAAACCGCAATTTCACAATGGAGTACCAGAAAAAAAATATTATTCAATGAACGCCATATTACCAAAGCATTTAATACGTTAAAAAACAATCAGTTTATTTGA
- a CDS encoding DUF4433 domain-containing protein: protein MLDYNSIEIFHITDIDNLEKIVSCDKLFSKSFLTCNSNDYIDIAYEGIQDRRSHTMVPFSPYGNLHQYVPFYFCPRSPMLYAIHKNNVPQYPKGEESIIHIVTSIAKIIEFDRPFIFTDGHAVMKLSDFYENISELDILDWEVINNNYWADTEDDNDRKRRKQAEFLVYEFLPFFAIQKIGVYNNIIEKKVREIVKTHPQYSLQIEIRPEWYY, encoded by the coding sequence ATGCTTGATTATAATTCAATTGAAATATTCCATATTACCGATATCGATAACCTAGAAAAGATAGTTTCTTGCGATAAGCTGTTTTCAAAGAGTTTCCTAACATGTAATTCGAATGACTATATCGACATTGCATATGAAGGTATACAAGATAGGCGCTCACACACAATGGTTCCATTTAGTCCCTATGGAAATCTTCATCAATATGTCCCTTTTTATTTTTGTCCTCGTTCCCCAATGCTTTATGCAATTCATAAAAACAATGTTCCTCAATACCCTAAAGGTGAGGAATCTATTATTCACATCGTTACCTCAATAGCAAAGATAATCGAATTTGACCGACCCTTCATTTTCACAGACGGACATGCAGTTATGAAACTTTCGGATTTCTATGAAAATATTTCAGAATTAGATATTTTAGATTGGGAAGTAATAAATAATAATTATTGGGCTGATACTGAAGATGACAATGATCGTAAAAGAAGAAAACAAGCAGAGTTTTTAGTATATGAGTTTCTTCCGTTTTTTGCTATTCAGAAAATAGGCGTATATAATAATATTATAGAAAAAAAAGTACGGGAAATTGTAAAAACACATCCTCAATATAGTTTACAAATTGAGATTAGACCCGAATGGTACTATTAG
- a CDS encoding cupin domain-containing protein, with the protein MGIPDEGSPFQAAVSGRKQLRLVEYSHDFVEPDWCVKGHTGYVLDGEFEIDFRGTVVHYHTGDAILIPPGAENGHKARILTPTATVFLSEDV; encoded by the coding sequence ATGGGAATCCCCGATGAAGGGAGTCCGTTTCAAGCGGCTGTGTCCGGCAGGAAACAGCTTCGCCTGGTGGAATATTCCCATGACTTCGTCGAACCGGACTGGTGCGTGAAGGGGCATACCGGATATGTGCTCGACGGAGAGTTCGAGATCGACTTCCGCGGGACTGTCGTGCATTATCACACCGGCGACGCGATACTGATTCCCCCCGGCGCGGAGAACGGACATAAGGCGCGAATCCTCACTCCGACCGCTACAGTTTTCCTATCGGAGGATGTATAA
- the guaA gene encoding glutamine-hydrolyzing GMP synthase, whose amino-acid sequence MKHSIVILDFGSQYTQLIARRIRELGVYSEIYPYSIGKDGLRDLAPSGVILSGGPSSVLDPDAPLLPADFFDIGVPILGICYGMQLMSHLMGGKVERSHNREYGRSVMKVERPDSPLLAHVKDGGVVWMSHGDSVIRLAPGFERIAGTSDNDLAAIQNLSRKIFAVQFHPEVAHTFQGDVVLSNFVFGVCGMSKNWDMQDFIEKQIADIRDVCKDKKVVLGVSGGVDSTTLAVLMQRALGDSVEAVFVNNGLLRLDEETEVLSTLRDRLGLNINYIDASDKFLSALKGEKDPEKKRKIIGKLFIEVFWGALKNFDYLVQGTLYPDVIESNPVKGPSRTIKTHHNRVAEVEKLEKEGRILEPFRFLFKDEVREVARLLGIPENILNRHPFPGPGLAVRVLDDITRDKLDILRMADKIFIDMLHKYEWYDKVWQAFAVFLPVKSVGVMGDERAYGNVIALRAVTSVDAMTANWGHLPYELLDEAANTIVRQIREVNRVVYDITSKPPATIEWE is encoded by the coding sequence ATGAAGCATTCTATCGTTATCTTGGACTTCGGTTCGCAGTATACCCAGCTGATCGCGCGGCGTATCCGCGAGTTGGGGGTTTACTCCGAGATTTATCCCTATTCCATCGGGAAAGACGGCCTCCGCGACCTCGCCCCGTCGGGAGTCATCCTTTCGGGCGGGCCCTCTTCGGTGCTCGACCCCGACGCCCCGCTCCTTCCCGCCGACTTCTTCGATATAGGCGTCCCGATCCTCGGTATCTGCTACGGGATGCAGCTCATGTCCCATCTCATGGGCGGCAAGGTAGAGCGTTCCCATAACAGGGAATACGGCCGGTCGGTGATGAAGGTCGAACGCCCCGATTCGCCGCTGCTCGCGCATGTCAAGGACGGAGGGGTGGTGTGGATGAGCCACGGGGATTCGGTGATACGTCTCGCCCCCGGATTCGAACGCATCGCGGGGACTTCCGATAACGACCTTGCCGCTATCCAGAACCTTTCCCGTAAAATATTCGCGGTACAGTTCCATCCCGAGGTCGCCCACACGTTCCAGGGCGACGTCGTCCTGTCGAACTTCGTGTTCGGCGTCTGCGGGATGTCGAAAAACTGGGATATGCAGGATTTTATCGAGAAACAGATCGCGGATATCCGCGATGTCTGCAAGGATAAAAAGGTCGTGCTCGGCGTATCGGGCGGAGTGGATTCCACTACTCTCGCGGTACTGATGCAGCGCGCCCTCGGCGACAGTGTCGAAGCGGTTTTCGTCAATAACGGGCTTCTCCGTCTGGACGAGGAGACGGAAGTACTTTCCACCCTCCGCGACCGCCTCGGGCTGAATATCAATTATATCGACGCGTCCGATAAATTCCTTTCCGCGCTCAAGGGCGAGAAAGACCCCGAGAAGAAGCGCAAGATCATCGGGAAACTCTTTATCGAGGTATTCTGGGGCGCGCTGAAGAACTTCGATTACCTCGTGCAGGGCACGCTTTATCCCGACGTGATCGAGAGCAACCCGGTGAAGGGGCCGTCCCGCACGATCAAGACGCACCATAACCGCGTGGCGGAAGTGGAGAAGCTCGAAAAAGAAGGGCGTATCCTCGAACCGTTCCGATTCCTCTTCAAGGACGAAGTCCGCGAGGTCGCGCGGCTCCTGGGCATCCCCGAAAATATCCTCAACCGTCACCCGTTCCCCGGGCCCGGTCTCGCGGTGCGGGTACTCGACGATATCACCCGCGATAAGCTCGATATTCTCCGCATGGCGGATAAAATATTTATCGATATGCTCCATAAGTACGAATGGTACGATAAGGTCTGGCAGGCGTTCGCGGTATTCCTGCCGGTGAAGAGCGTCGGGGTGATGGGCGACGAACGCGCCTACGGTAACGTGATCGCCCTTCGCGCGGTGACCAGTGTGGACGCGATGACCGCGAACTGGGGACATCTCCCCTACGAGCTTCTCGACGAGGCCGCGAACACCATAGTCCGCCAGATCCGCGAGGTCAACCGTGTGGTTTACGATATCACGTCGAAACCCCCCGCCACGATAGAATGGGAATGA
- a CDS encoding extracellular solute-binding protein, whose product MKKIVLTAAFIFLSVGYLFPKLVVINLWHAYRAAEAEAIIKVAEMFNLSHTEIQVKLLPVPFDAINDKLRTVISSVNNGQGGEEGPDVFIFPHDAVGDWAERQLILPIESFIDSSIIDQYFANTIKAFNYMYDGALWALPASFKNIALFYNKRFIANPPKMLSELLAIAQKFQKPADGVWGLSYAAGNIYYHSMWLQAWGGSFFRKIGVNKKGFPIFLPLLYSQPMITSAKFVYNLIQAGKIHDADEAEILNSFNMNKTLFAISGQWFRGAIAGNIDYGVAELPVIDEIDTQAVPFLTVEGFYMASCTKDQAASAEVIKYFTSAAMGRYFAKIGKQTPANKGAYAYSEVSGDPIAQIFKTAAGKAISMPNNPEMSWAWDPAYMGLVEILGGASPEAVWKAKQIALMKRIETETKISFQKLGYDYNKFTAPLSVK is encoded by the coding sequence ATGAAAAAAATAGTACTTACCGCCGCATTTATCTTTTTATCCGTCGGGTATCTCTTCCCGAAGCTGGTCGTCATCAATCTGTGGCATGCGTACCGGGCGGCGGAGGCAGAGGCCATCATTAAAGTCGCCGAAATGTTCAACCTGTCGCATACCGAGATACAGGTCAAGCTCCTCCCGGTGCCGTTCGACGCGATCAACGACAAACTGCGGACGGTCATATCGTCGGTAAATAACGGGCAGGGCGGCGAGGAGGGCCCGGACGTGTTCATTTTCCCTCACGACGCGGTCGGGGACTGGGCGGAACGCCAACTGATCCTGCCTATCGAGAGCTTTATCGACAGTTCTATCATCGACCAGTACTTCGCGAACACCATCAAAGCCTTCAACTATATGTATGACGGCGCGTTATGGGCGCTCCCCGCGTCGTTCAAGAATATCGCGTTGTTCTATAATAAACGGTTTATCGCTAACCCGCCGAAAATGCTCAGTGAACTCCTCGCTATCGCGCAGAAATTCCAGAAACCCGCCGACGGCGTATGGGGGCTTTCCTATGCCGCGGGGAATATCTATTACCATTCCATGTGGTTACAGGCGTGGGGAGGGTCGTTCTTCCGTAAAATCGGCGTGAACAAGAAAGGTTTCCCGATATTTTTACCCTTGCTGTACTCCCAGCCGATGATTACCTCGGCGAAGTTCGTGTATAACCTCATCCAAGCCGGAAAAATCCACGACGCGGACGAGGCCGAGATACTCAACTCGTTCAATATGAACAAGACCCTTTTCGCGATCTCCGGGCAATGGTTCCGGGGAGCGATCGCGGGCAATATCGATTACGGGGTGGCCGAGCTCCCGGTTATTGACGAGATCGACACGCAAGCCGTCCCGTTTCTGACCGTCGAGGGATTCTATATGGCGTCATGCACCAAGGATCAGGCCGCGTCCGCCGAGGTCATCAAGTACTTCACGAGCGCCGCGATGGGGCGTTACTTCGCGAAGATAGGCAAACAGACCCCCGCGAACAAAGGGGCGTATGCCTATTCCGAGGTATCGGGCGACCCTATCGCGCAGATTTTCAAGACCGCCGCCGGCAAGGCCATATCGATGCCGAATAACCCGGAGATGTCTTGGGCATGGGACCCCGCGTATATGGGGTTGGTAGAGATTTTAGGCGGCGCGTCCCCGGAGGCAGTCTGGAAGGCGAAACAGATCGCGCTGATGAAACGTATCGAGACCGAGACTAAAATCAGCTTCCAGAAACTCGGCTACGACTACAATAAATTCACCGCGCCGTTATCCGTAAAATAA
- a CDS encoding SpoIIE family protein phosphatase, which yields MSPKAKTKETQKTGIRRMRFTLKIKITILVFFLLIFTIAITANFIIQYQNKILDDQMSETMSVYLNTFKQTVSSSIFERNDRFTLQQFLTSYQSIPSFWMAMFVDNEGTIIVHSQPENIGKPIAAKNQWLLESGFEELPHLMNNSNAEGVNYYIDGFLPVYLSDEFGVSELNNFKKFYDQYKDREIFALDRYPDELRNNLSLIFLFDKLYTLVYNDKKELSALSQALMKDSGVTSSDIQFLRDMNKNFQDYMNGYEFDLKKDTIDRLVKILALYGMPDEAGKKYLDMKDKNRLFVNKNLVNDRVKNELKFLTYLRQFLDRYVTSDKKTTEAFDKEIIDKVKKIKQSQMIWYPVKRSYYTALFFQLLDNLKNFEKAMTEDGTVSQFLAENTFRSVFNIYRLGSVRILLKMDKIQAEREKIANQTVDIAILFILRMLVVTFFVVSFIIRPLNTLAKGTDEIAGGLATGNIDILDNDVLIKNHDELGQLADKFNIMTRNLKKAFLEVRDKARMEEELRIAMEIQTAILPSSLPELPGYQFAHYYEPQSESGGDYYDFLENDPDHLGIVVADVTNHGVGAAMVMAVLRSALRSAADQKMDPSRVLKHINPILLRDSPPNMFATVFYGVLDIKKSELIYSIAGHEQGILFNNDDKKMRLLKTGGLPVGIMDSAIFDPQIELFKATLRKGDYFLQYTDGIVEAKSATGEEYGNDRFYRAIMKYASDDLDSMCRGIIADLKEFTAKAPQSDDITLLIMKIL from the coding sequence ATGAGTCCTAAAGCGAAAACGAAAGAAACACAGAAAACCGGCATCCGCAGGATGCGTTTTACGCTCAAGATAAAAATCACCATACTCGTGTTCTTCCTGCTGATTTTCACTATCGCCATCACGGCGAATTTTATCATCCAGTACCAGAATAAAATCCTCGACGACCAGATGTCTGAAACCATGTCCGTCTACCTGAACACGTTCAAGCAGACGGTATCCAGTTCCATATTCGAACGCAACGACCGGTTCACTCTCCAGCAGTTCCTCACCTCCTACCAGTCGATACCCAGTTTCTGGATGGCGATGTTCGTCGATAACGAAGGTACGATTATCGTGCATTCCCAGCCGGAGAATATCGGTAAACCGATCGCCGCGAAGAACCAGTGGCTTCTGGAAAGCGGGTTCGAGGAACTTCCCCACCTGATGAACAATTCCAACGCCGAGGGCGTGAACTACTATATCGACGGATTTCTGCCGGTGTACCTTTCGGACGAATTCGGCGTATCCGAGCTGAATAATTTCAAAAAGTTCTACGACCAGTATAAAGACCGCGAAATATTCGCGCTTGACCGGTATCCCGACGAATTGAGAAACAACCTTTCGCTGATATTCCTATTCGATAAGCTCTACACTCTGGTCTACAACGATAAGAAGGAACTTTCCGCCCTGTCGCAGGCGTTGATGAAGGATAGCGGGGTGACCTCCTCGGATATCCAGTTCCTGCGTGATATGAATAAAAACTTCCAGGACTACATGAACGGGTACGAGTTCGACCTCAAGAAGGACACGATCGACCGTCTGGTAAAAATTCTCGCTCTCTACGGGATGCCCGACGAGGCCGGGAAGAAATATCTGGATATGAAGGATAAGAACCGTCTGTTTGTGAATAAAAATCTGGTGAACGACCGGGTGAAGAACGAGTTGAAGTTTCTGACTTATCTCCGCCAGTTCCTCGACCGTTATGTGACCTCCGATAAAAAGACCACCGAGGCCTTCGATAAGGAGATCATCGATAAGGTCAAGAAGATCAAGCAGAGCCAGATGATCTGGTATCCCGTGAAACGCTCCTACTATACCGCGCTGTTCTTCCAGCTTCTCGACAACCTGAAGAATTTCGAGAAGGCGATGACGGAAGACGGGACTGTCAGCCAGTTCCTCGCGGAAAATACGTTCCGCAGCGTCTTTAATATCTACCGTCTCGGCAGCGTGCGAATCCTGCTGAAGATGGACAAGATTCAGGCCGAGCGCGAGAAAATCGCGAACCAGACCGTCGATATCGCCATCCTGTTCATCCTGCGTATGCTCGTCGTCACCTTCTTCGTCGTGAGCTTCATCATCCGCCCGCTGAACACCCTCGCGAAGGGCACGGACGAGATCGCCGGCGGACTCGCTACGGGAAATATCGATATACTTGATAACGACGTACTGATAAAGAACCACGACGAGCTCGGACAGCTCGCCGATAAATTCAATATTATGACTCGCAACCTCAAGAAGGCCTTCCTCGAAGTCCGCGATAAAGCGCGTATGGAAGAGGAACTGCGCATCGCGATGGAGATTCAGACCGCGATCCTGCCATCCTCGCTCCCGGAACTGCCGGGTTATCAGTTCGCGCATTACTACGAGCCCCAGTCCGAATCGGGCGGGGATTATTACGACTTCCTCGAAAACGACCCCGACCATCTGGGGATCGTGGTCGCCGACGTGACCAATCACGGGGTGGGCGCGGCTATGGTGATGGCGGTGCTCCGTTCCGCCCTGCGTTCCGCCGCCGATCAGAAGATGGACCCGTCGCGCGTCCTCAAGCATATCAACCCGATTCTTCTCCGCGATTCGCCGCCCAATATGTTCGCCACCGTGTTCTACGGCGTATTGGATATTAAAAAGAGCGAACTTATTTACTCGATAGCGGGGCACGAACAGGGGATATTGTTCAATAACGACGATAAAAAGATGCGCCTCCTCAAGACCGGCGGCCTTCCCGTCGGGATAATGGACAGCGCGATATTCGATCCGCAGATAGAACTGTTTAAGGCTACTCTGAGAAAGGGGGACTATTTCCTGCAGTATACCGACGGTATAGTCGAGGCGAAATCGGCTACCGGCGAGGAGTACGGTAACGACCGTTTCTACCGCGCCATAATGAAATACGCGTCGGACGATCTGGACTCGATGTGCAGGGGTATCATCGCCGATCTCAAAGAGTTTACCGCGAAAGCGCCCCAAAGCGACGATATCACCCTGCTCATCATGAAAATACTCTGA